The candidate division KSB1 bacterium genome contains the following window.
AGATCTCCCATCAAAATTGAAACTTTATTTTTCCAAATGGAATTAACAGCGGGCAATCCACGGCGTCGAGGCGAGCTATCCACAACATCGTCGTGCATCAAAGTTGCGGTGTGCAAAAGTTCCATAATGGCGGCAGCCTTTAATTTGCGGCTGTCTAATGCCACACCGTTGTGCATCTTACTCGTCAGGATAACGAAGATGGGCCTCAGCCGTTTGCCTTTTTGACGAACAATATATTTGACCACTTTATCGATCAAAAAAACATTCGAGCTCAGAAGTTTTTTAAACTCAACTTCGTAGTCTGACAACTCTTTTTTTATCGGTTCGCAAATTTCTTTTAAAGTTAGCATCCGTCTCAGGCCCTAAAAAATCAGACGGAATGTAAGCATTAAAAGCCTCTTTGTCAATAAAAACTAAGAGCTGTGGGAGGATCGAATTGTGCCGATAACCTTTAACAGTTTAAGAGGATTTAGAAACTCTTTAATACTCTCGTCTTTGCGAGGAACTTTTCGCCGAAGCATTCCCAAGACGATCGAATCAGAAGATTGCTTCGCTGAGAAAGGTTCAGCAAAAATTGTAGAATTTTGTTCAAGCCATGAACTATGCTACTGCAACTGACTCACTTTCTTCAGATGCAGGTAGTGAGATCGTAAAGGTCGTGCCCTCATCCAATTTACTATCAACACGGATTTTCCCGCCTTCTCTTTCGATAATCATGTGTGAGACATACAACCCTAATCCAGTGCCGACGCCAACTTCTTTTGTGGTAAAAAAGGGGGAGAACAAATGGGGTAAATTTTCCTCAGGTATGCCGATTCCAGTATCAGAAATTTTAATGTCAACTGAGTCTGCAGGATTTTTGTTGACAGAGATCGCGAGCTGCCCGCCATTTGGCATCGCTTGAATTGCGTTAAGAATGACATTTAGCAACACTTGCTTGAGTGAGTCCATGTTGAAATAAGCAACTGTGTTTGGTTTGCCCTCGAAAATATACTCGATATTCTTGACGACAAACTCTTTTTCAATAAGCGACAAGGTATCTGAAACAAGTTTTTCCAAATCAATCGATTCATGTTCATATTCGGAGTGCCTTGAGTATTCCAGCAGACTGTTAATTATCTTAGACGCACGTTTAACATTTTTGCTGATAATCTCTAACTTTGCCGCGATGTCGTTACTTTTTTCGGGTAAAAATTCATCGATATAGTAGCGGGCGGTTTCAATGATGTTTAGCGGATTCCGCAATTCGTGAGCGATGCCGGAGGCAAGAAGACCAATCGTTGCCAACTTTTCAGATTGAATTAAAGACTTTTCGAGTCCCTTTTTCTCAGTAATATTTTTCGAGTAGACGGCAATGGATTCCAACTCACCGTTGACATTAAAAATGGGATAACTTCGAATGTCATAAACATCCACACCATTCGTTTTTTCAACAGAATGCGGATGCAATGTCTCAAGGGTTGATTTTACCGGACAGTCAACGCAGGACTTGCAATTGAAGTAAACTTCGTAACATTTTTTTCCGATGAGATTTTCCGGCTGACTGTTGCAAAGTTCCGCAAATTTCTTATTGGCGAGGACAATCTCATAATCCTTGTTTACCTCGTAGATAATATCTTCGATGCCATCGAACATGGTTTGCAGTCGCTTTTTACTGACCAGCACTTTTTCAAAGAGCTCCCGGTTTTTTTCCTTTGACTCTCTAAGCTTACTATCTGTCTGATTTTTTTCAAGCGCTCTTTGAACAGCTTTGGGAAGAAGTGTCAAATAACCGGAATCCTTAACAAGGTAATCGTACGCACCATCTTTTAAAGCCTCAACAGCATTCCTTTCACTGTCATTTGTTGACAGCACAATGACCGGTGTGTCAATTCCCGTCTGCTTTATTTTGCTTAGAACTTCTGTGCCATTATATTCAAGCAGACAGTAATCGAGAATAATGGTTATGTAGTGGTTTTGGGCAAGTTCTTTCAGGCAGGCATCTCCGGAACAAGCAATCTCAACTTCAAAATAAGAATTGAAATTTTGCAAACGGTTCTTAATTAAACTCGCTTGATCCGGGTCGTCTTCAACAAGAAGTATTTTTAAAGGACCTTCCATGGTTCTTTTTACTCCAATGAAAAAACAGTGAGAATTTGATTAGGGCAATTACTTTTGCATTTCTTGCAAGAAAATGGCTAAATACTGCGAAGCGAATGATAATACCCGTCATTAAGTCATTAGGTCATTTGCCGTCGGCGTCATTTTAGACAGAAGAAAAAAATCACCTCTGTCAATGACAACGAAGCGTAAATGACTGCTGATAAGCACCAAGGTTTGGACCTTGACAAAGCAGGTCATTTAAACAT
Protein-coding sequences here:
- a CDS encoding response regulator, translated to MEGPLKILLVEDDPDQASLIKNRLQNFNSYFEVEIACSGDACLKELAQNHYITIILDYCLLEYNGTEVLSKIKQTGIDTPVIVLSTNDSERNAVEALKDGAYDYLVKDSGYLTLLPKAVQRALEKNQTDSKLRESKEKNRELFEKVLVSKKRLQTMFDGIEDIIYEVNKDYEIVLANKKFAELCNSQPENLIGKKCYEVYFNCKSCVDCPVKSTLETLHPHSVEKTNGVDVYDIRSYPIFNVNGELESIAVYSKNITEKKGLEKSLIQSEKLATIGLLASGIAHELRNPLNIIETARYYIDEFLPEKSNDIAAKLEIISKNVKRASKIINSLLEYSRHSEYEHESIDLEKLVSDTLSLIEKEFVVKNIEYIFEGKPNTVAYFNMDSLKQVLLNVILNAIQAMPNGGQLAISVNKNPADSVDIKISDTGIGIPEENLPHLFSPFFTTKEVGVGTGLGLYVSHMIIEREGGKIRVDSKLDEGTTFTISLPASEESESVAVA